AATAATATATGCTCTGGATTACTTATGTATATTAATGGTACAGATGGACTCTCTTGGAATAGTGTGGGAAACTTTGGTCCGTACTACATGTTCACTCTTCCTTTTTTTATTGTAGGGATATTAACTATATTAAAGAGAAGAACTATATGGGACAGTATTATCCTAGCGCAATTAACTGGAATGTTAATAATTATCTGTGTCGTTTTACCGAATTATAATCATTGGATTTTTATTCATTTTCCTGTGTTAGAAGTTATTTCAATAGGACTAATTGAAGTATCAAAAAATACTAAACAAATGGGGAAAGCATTGCTGGTGACTTATGTGGTATTTACGGTTGCCTTTGTCGAACAATACTTTAATAATTCCAGATATACTGGTTGGGAAACCAGTGCAATTTCTGAAGTGAAAAAACTTGACCTACTTAGTTATAAACGAGTTTTTTTTGCCTCAGATGACCCCAATTTTGTATATGAAATGAGATTTATCTTGCCAGTATCCCCCTATGAATTCCAAAAAACAAAAGATAATCCTTACTCTAAAAAAGACTTGGCAACCAAAAATAAATACGCAAATTTTGTAGTTTTGTCACCAGATAGTAAGATAAATATAGATACAATTATTATTATACAACAGGGAAAAGAAAAACAATTCAGTACCATGCTAAATAAAATGAAATTGCACAACACATTTACTATTAATAGCCTTAATTATAATGTATACAAAAAAAGATAAGTTCATGAACTATCCGCTTGCTTA
Above is a window of Liquorilactobacillus hordei DSM 19519 DNA encoding:
- a CDS encoding ArnT family glycosyltransferase; this encodes MYDSWSLTHYGVDSNLIKNPVYLEGFQGQGQSILYSLLAKPFLKLLGYELYAFRLPLVIASIINLLLIFYVSSKYFSRKKTFWTVVVFSSSPWVLAVSRFGMDCNIAPFMVSIGSLIFFLGVMMKKKILKTVLVTIGMLIIGLTAYAYNVGWIFLAVYLPVLLIYLLHRKALKINELIIPLFLLVIEITPILIFAVRSNYAPLNNTIKILFWTSPELQIGRVNASFINFHGNMFVQIYNNICSGLLMYINGTDGLSWNSVGNFGPYYMFTLPFFIVGILTILKRRTIWDSIILAQLTGMLIIICVVLPNYNHWIFIHFPVLEVISIGLIEVSKNTKQMGKALLVTYVVFTVAFVEQYFNNSRYTGWETSAISEVKKLDLLSYKRVFFASDDPNFVYEMRFILPVSPYEFQKTKDNPYSKKDLATKNKYANFVVLSPDSKINIDTIIIIQQGKEKQFSTMLNKMKLHNTFTINSLNYNVYKKR